A window of the Deltaproteobacteria bacterium genome harbors these coding sequences:
- a CDS encoding helix-turn-helix transcriptional regulator: MVINMAIAKTFGDFFKAKRIGNGLTLREFCRINGFDPGNVSKIERGLFQPPQSKEMLLKYAMALGISEGSEDWLNFCDLAITSAGKLPDDVVTNTELMNALPVLFRTVRNKKLDEEGLEKLIKSIKRELR, translated from the coding sequence GTGGTGATAAATATGGCGATAGCAAAAACGTTCGGCGATTTTTTCAAAGCAAAGAGAATCGGCAACGGGCTAACATTACGGGAGTTTTGCCGGATTAATGGTTTTGATCCCGGTAATGTAAGCAAAATTGAAAGAGGTCTTTTTCAACCGCCGCAATCGAAAGAAATGCTTTTGAAATATGCGATGGCTCTAGGCATTTCCGAAGGATCGGAAGATTGGCTTAATTTCTGTGACTTGGCAATCACCAGCGCCGGAAAGCTGCCCGACGATGTCGTTACAAATACGGAACTGATGAATGCGCTGCCGGTGTTGTTTCGCACCGTCAGAAACAAAAAACTCGACGAAGAAGGTTTGGAAAAGCTGATTAAATCCATTAAGAGAGAATTGCGCTAA
- a CDS encoding ImmA/IrrE family metallo-endopeptidase produces MFKCPYYSYTEIGNQTEIFLKQYHPGQDIPVPVEEIIELKLNLNIFPFPRLYKDHGLSGFLSHDLTTIYIDEVQYNQFNEKYRYTLAHELGHYVLHRVCYGELQFKSIEEYARWRISMPVDELSWFETQGEWFASQLLVPTQQLIKTCQETVAKHKKDFKKLSTIPDDIWSYIAIEIADCFEVNPPVVENRIKKENIPSKIPILDE; encoded by the coding sequence ATGTTCAAATGCCCCTATTACAGTTATACTGAAATCGGCAATCAGACTGAAATATTCCTTAAACAATATCATCCCGGCCAGGATATTCCCGTTCCTGTTGAGGAAATTATTGAATTAAAACTGAACCTGAATATATTTCCCTTTCCCCGGCTCTATAAAGACCACGGGTTAAGCGGTTTTCTGAGCCACGATCTGACAACGATCTACATCGATGAAGTGCAGTACAATCAATTCAACGAAAAATACCGCTACACGTTGGCTCATGAGTTAGGCCACTATGTTTTGCATCGGGTATGCTATGGGGAACTGCAATTTAAGTCTATTGAAGAATATGCCCGCTGGAGAATATCAATGCCGGTCGATGAACTTAGCTGGTTTGAAACACAGGGTGAATGGTTTGCCAGCCAATTACTTGTACCGACACAGCAATTGATCAAGACTTGTCAAGAGACCGTCGCCAAGCATAAAAAAGACTTTAAGAAGCTTTCAACGATTCCGGACGACATATGGTCGTATATTGCTATTGAAATTGCCGACTGCTTTGAGGTTAATCCACCCGTCGTTGAAAACAGAATTAAAAAAGAAAACATCCCGTCTAAAATACCCATTTTAGATGAATAA